Genomic window (Arachis hypogaea cultivar Tifrunner chromosome 13, arahy.Tifrunner.gnm2.J5K5, whole genome shotgun sequence):
GAATGAGACATTACTTGGGCCTCCTGCAGGCTACGAAAagaagaaaattaagatccaaatgcatttttttttttcaaataagctGCAGTGTCATGACCTGAAGACACCTACATCGGAAACTTCCACTGAAGTGCGCACATTTGGTGTAAAGGGTTCTCCTatctctttgctttcttccatttcgaAAGTGAGTGCAGGTGCCGCGGAACGAGGCACAACTTCAAGGGCAGGACCAAAGATATTATTTCCAACCAGCTCCTTGGTCTTGGCGCTTGATATTTGCCTCTTAGTCCTTGAGTCTGGTTCAGTTAGCAACGTTCCACTCAGTTCACGCTGCTTTGTTACCTCAGGTAGAGAGGTTGGTTTCTTAGGAGGGATGCTTCCTTCTGTGCTGAATGATATCTGACTAACTCCATTCGGTGCTTGCTGAGATTCAATTGCAGGGAATATAAAATAAGAATCAATACTGTAATAAAACTATAAAAGCATAACACTAATATTTATATGGTAAAATTGCCCTCCAAACCAAACAAATTAAGTGGTGTACCTTATATATGCGTATGCTTGTTCTGCTGTTTGAATTTGCATCAATGGCTTCAGATGCGCTACCTTCCTCACTGGCCGGAAATATACCGTTTCCAGAAATTTCATTCATTTTGTACCCTGATCTTGGTTTCCTGTGAGCAACATGCATGGAAGGATATAAGTGACATTCACATAACAAGAAGATTAGATTAAGAAAAAAAGAACCTCTAAAAGTTCCACGATTTTCAACACAAAGGGAAAAAGACATTAGTGTCTTAAAATATGCGATATAAATATGGCAGCACATAAGCacgataaaaaaaaatacactagAAATTGTAAAAACTGAGGAGAGGTTCCTGCAACTAATCAAACCATGAGGATTCCCATCAAGTAAAATTTCAAAAACACAATTCTATAAAATTCAGTGTTAAACAATTTTTGAATGCAGATCACACAATAGTCACTTAGTCAGCTTCTTCAGAAGAGGTTCTTCTCACCACACCCTCAATAATAATTAAAGAAGTGCATAATTAAACTAAATCCAATATCGCAATTCAGGAAAGTGCTTAAAGGAACTGAGAGAGCTAGTAGACAGAGAAGAAACAGTGAATTGGATCATAGGACgaagcaataaataaataaataaattaattaaagaagAGACACTACTAGATCTGAATGCACATTCAACATTGAAAATTATAGTTgagattaaaaaaagaaaaaaaagacgtTACATCTTGATTAAACTCTGTTCTTCTTCCTCGGTGAGCTGGCTCCCGCGGAGAACCTCTCCTATTTTGTCCGAAGGCTGTGAATAGTGCCAACAATTtgacaaacacacacacacacacaaatacTGTTATGTTGAGGAGAGATTGAAGAAGAGAATAAGCTCAAGAAGAAGTAATGGAGTTTAGTGAGTAAAAGTAATAGCAACCTGGCGAGAGCGGTGGGCGGAAGCAGAGGAGGCTGAGAATTCCGGCGGAGGGAGTTCGGGCCATGTGAGAAGATCGGAGGTGGAGGAGTGTGAGGTTCTGACGGCTCTCTGCATtccggagagagagagagagagagagagagagagagagagagagagagagaggtgtggATGGGGTGAATGTTATGGGAGTATATTATGTATGCAAATGCAATGAACCAGATTTGAAAATGCGTTCCAACGAAATCGATGCAACTGATTTGATCTTTCTATCTTCTTTCAATTTCGAAATGCTAactgcaaaatatatatatatatatatatatagtacttaGTAGTAACCCAAATTATTAGTAGCTTAATTCAAGTACTAAgcaataatattaactaactgtTGATGAGTCGGAGAGGAGGGAGAGTAGAGTATGTAATGTAACTGTCTGAGTGGATTGGATTGATATTCGCTCATTACAGATAATGGCCATGTGTCATTCCACCCTCCCTTTATATAATTTCTTCCTTTTTCCGAGTACGAGTACTACCTTTTTTACTGTAACTTAACTCAAACTGATTATGTCTATACTCTTTGACtacaagaaaaaggaaaaacaaagtaAACAAGATTTATTAGCAAATATTTTGCCTAAAAGTGAGATTCCTTTTTTGGTCATCCATGAATTCTCCTATCGGCCAAAGGTAAAAAAGTTGCAATTGATATATGAGTATATGACATATGCAGCAATTAACTGAAAATGAGctgtaattttttgtatttattttatacttttttaaagTATAAATAATATGTATTTTTGTTGGGAGAAAAGCGAGAAGTGAGAGCGCGGAGAGAGGGGGAAGATAATGCTGGTGATCAGGTGTTAATCGTGATATTAGACCTCTAAATCAACAATTAACAATTGGTAGGAATAtgtctaaaaattaaataagtagCTTAGACGTTCCCTTCTATGGTGATAGAGCTTGATATAAGTCAAATTCTCCTCCTGATTTTGCCGAAAGTTTTGTTGTTAAACGTAGCTAATAATTAACTCTTCCGTGTTTCTTAATTACCTCCTTCGGGCAATTTAGGGTAAATCTTTTTTCAGTTAAGTATAAAGAGTAAATACACTACAAATATTCTTTCCATCACAGCAACAAAACTTCCTCGTCATGAAATTTTAAATCcatttttagtcattttttatttaCTTACTTATTTCAGTATATGGACATTTATACCAAAGGAACTGTATAGCGGTTCTAGCCGTGATTGCTTAGAATTAGGAAAGCAATTCATCTTTGTTTCTTGAGTTAACAAGATGTTGGCGTTAAGGGTACTTCATCTTGAGTAAAAAATTTGTTTAATATCTCACACTTTTCATATATAACTTATTCATTACTCAATTATAGGactattaaaataattgaatGCGTTTATCTGTTTAATCACCTAAAATTAGTAGATTTTTGcttcaaaaataaatttgtaaaaatGAGATATTTAACAAATTTGATCCGATTAATCCGATTGACAtgtttaattcttttaaattttctattttcgttaatcttttaatgattttttaaacAATTCAAGCTAAATATTTCAAATTCAAACCTAATAAcctgttaaaattaaaaaaaaaaacaaagaatttagcaaaaattaataatttaatccaacaattgattattattttgttttttacttaaaaataacctatttaaacaaaaatataaaatgtaGAAAGTAAATGGACTTGCTTGTTTAGTCTGATGGACTTTCGGCCGGATATGTATtatatatacttaatatttaATTGGTCCATACTAGTTAACCTGCAGACctataatagtataaaaataatatttttaaaaatgaatatcAAAAAGAAAATCCCCAGTACCAGTAGACCAGTAGATTAATCTTATACAGTAAAGAAGAAAGTAGAAACTAAAAGCTTCTGGTATGCACAACAAAACACTATTAGGTAACTTTCTTCAATTCCAGCAAGAACAATCAAACATTCCCGTGGCCGTCTGAGATCCTACGTTAATGCCGTAACCAATTCTTGAAGTAGCTTATTCTCCCTCTCATTATCACTCACCAACCATTAAAGACACCGGAATCGCCGAATCAAGAAGAGGTAAGGGCCGGCTTATGATGGCTCAAAAGTCACAAGCTGGAGAGTATGGCAGTGATGCATGTCAATTGTCAACGATCAGTTTTCTACGTTTGATGCTGATCAGTAGCACTTCCATTAACCAACAGACCCACATATATAACCTTAGTATACTAGAAAATACACACACAGATTTGAATCCTCGGGTTCAACTATAGGTCTCTCTCGAAAATTTACTATCCTAAGAAACAGGAGCCTCTCTCTCTCCTGttgattataaataataaatataattattacatCCAATTGCTATAACATGTGAATCAATATACACTACCTAAGAGGGAAAGGAAGAGGAGGGGATTGTACATGATTGATCATTATATCAACTGCATATATCATGCAATGATTGTGTGCACCAACTTAGCATCGACAATTTTGGCAGATTGCCATTAGAGTTTGCTTGCCAATCGCCACCTATGGAACAGAATTAGTCTCGGCAAATGTGGAAAACACATAAATAGAGTAAAGGGGAATTGCGTTTATTAAGACACCTAAATTATGCTTGAAAACATGCAGCATGTGCAAGACACGACAAGATGTGTCAGATACATAGAGGGTCCATCTAGTAATAATACCTCGGTATATGATCACTGCTTGATCAGACGAAGCTCCCAGTTACCCTCACCATCAATTAGCCGCAATTCCATCGAATGAAATGGTATTAGAGCAGGACGCTGGGATAGCAGCAAAGATATTTAGTTTCATCAGATTATGTTTGCAACTATGCGTGTCTAAGGTAATAGAAATTAATTACAGGATTATCTTTGGGGGGATAAAACATTAAAGGTTTTGCATTATGAGGAAAAAAACACAAAGCGACAAGCTCAAAGTACTTACTTAATCATTAGGTAGTGACACACAACTAACTAGATGAATTTCCAATATATATGATAATCTTACTTGTGAGGAAGTAACCACCGTGATTCCCATATCTTTTGCAAGCCCATAAAGGTGTTCCTCAACATCAACACTAGTTGCACTgccaacaatattttttttttttttggagcgAATACGACCAGGATTAAAATGAATAAGAATAACAAAATCTCTGGAGAGGAAAAGGCATAGGCAAAGCACACATACTTGGTGCATTCATCAAGGATACCAAATTTGGGCTTTTGAAAGAACAAGCGTGCCTTACAAAACCAAAGATGCAATGTTAAAAATATATAGATAGGGTGAATTCTATAATGCCTATATTTTGGTGCCTACTTTTTTCCTAACTTATTTTTTTTGGTatactttaaatatttaaaattatttatttttatatttttaaaattaaatattgattttcaaCCATTTTTAGTAAGTTAGTCAACACTTTTAGGCAACATAGTAATCACCGACAGATAATGCCATCTTTCAGTACTCAATAGTTGTCTTTGGGGCCTACAATATGCTAGATGACGTATTCAAGAAACTTAACAAACTGAAGACTAAAATCACTCTAAAATTTCATTTACCATTCCTAGTCTCTGTTGTTCTCCAAGAGAGAGAATGTCTTCCCAGTTTAAATTGGCGTCCCAACTGCTTTTCTCCCTTTCTAGAAGATAACTCAACCGAACTTTCTCCAGGATCTCTCTCAAGCGTGC
Coding sequences:
- the LOC112792216 gene encoding uncharacterized protein, translating into MQRAVRTSHSSTSDLLTWPELPPPEFSASSASAHRSRQPSDKIGEVLRGSQLTEEEEQSLIKMKPRSGYKMNEISGNGIFPASEEGSASEAIDANSNSRTSIRIYKQAPNGVSQISFSTEGSIPPKKPTSLPEVTKQRELSGTLLTEPDSRTKRQISSAKTKELVGNNIFGPALEVVPRSAAPALTFEMEESKEIGEPFTPNVRTSVEVSDPAGGPSNVSFSEESVNKTSKKLHSQKFAELTGNNIFMEDGPAVSADKPLSSAKLREMTGSDIFADGKAETREYLRGSRRPPGGGSSIALV